Sequence from the Bombus pyrosoma isolate SC7728 linkage group LG3, ASM1482585v1, whole genome shotgun sequence genome:
AAATGTGTTTGAGCTTCTTCAAGGGACCCGACGTTTACACTTTTTAAACACGTGTTATCTAATTTTTTTCGTGATTCTGTACTAATACCGCATGCTTTTGATTGTACATTTCTATTTTGTGCATTATTTTCTAAGACTTCTTCATTTGTATCATTCATGTTTGCGGAATCCGTGACTTTTTCGAACTcgtcaatattttcaaactgcTTCAAGTCTCGTTGTTCCAATATTCGAGTTCGTTTTTGCGTTTGTGCTTGCAATCGGAGAACTTGGGGACTAGCTCCCcatatatataacttattTGTATAACTAACAGCAAGCtaacaaaaaataatgtcATTAGCAAACATGTGtaatctttacttttatttactttaatatgTTAAATGATCATAATCCAATTAACTTTTTTACCTACATTGTGAAAATATCCAGTTGTGATAAGAGCTATTCTTTCTGATAACGAAACTTTCATTGGCACTGAACTCTTAACATTACTACCCACACCCAATTGCCCAAAAATATTACAACCAAATGCATACACAATACCCTCTGTTGAAAGAGCTAATGTATGTGCATGACCGGCAgtaatgtaacgtataacggtaccAAGTAAAGACGTAACTAACGTGGGAGTCATTTTTTTGTCGGTATTACCATGACCCAATTGACCATGAACACCCCAGCCCCATGTGAAAACTCTACCATCTGCAGTCAATGCTACTGAATGGTATTGTCCAGCTACTGCATCAATAATGACTTCTTGAGCCAAAGAAGTGATCAATTCAGGGGTTGAACATTGTAAAACTTTCCCCAGACCTAGTTGACCAAACTGACTTGAACCCCACGCGTAAACACCGTTATTAGTTACTGCCAGTGTATGACAGTGACCGCAAGATACACTGAGAACCTCAACTTCCATAAGCCAGAAAAAAGTTATAGCTTGAGGTGAACCATATCTCAATACAGATGGACCAAttcctaataataattaatataagtataatacatataaagggtataaaaaaatatatctttaattgCATGTATATTTACCTAAACATCCATGCACAGAACTTCCCCATGTATAAACATTTCCGTTCCTAATAAGAGCAACATGAGAGAATCCAGCACATAATGGTCTTCTTTTGAAATCAGCACCAGAATTAGTATTTCTATGATCCtagtttaaattatataaatatatgattatcTATTTAACATGAAATACTAAGCAGTTTATGTGATTATTACCTTcttaaattctaataattcaaTGTTACATGTAATAGATTCTTGAtgtaaaatagattttttacaAATCAAAGTCagtaaaattagtaaaaaagtTTCTATGATTTCTTCTATGAGTGTATCAGCCTCATCCtacataagaaataaaaatagttcataattatatgaataaaCGAATGAgttaatcgaataataaattaattatacatacattttccaCGAGATCTATAGAATCACATTGACTAGATTGAGAACTGTGCGAAGTAGTTCTATGACGTAATCGGCATCGCACTACCCTAGGTCTTATTACTGGATTCGTTGGATCGTATAGTGTTACTAATCTCTAaaacacaataaaaatatttccattaattatttttatattatattatatgctATTAACGTATTTATGTCATAAACACAATTTAAATCCTACCTGAAGTACAAAAATTTGAGAGTCTTGAAGATTATCAAGAATAAATGACATATGACTTCTAGCTAACTCAGGATAGACTAACATTGCTTGCATTAGACTTGGTTCACTTATACATATCAACAAACCatctaaaaaaattgttttatgaataattacataactataattatacataactttaaactatattgtaattataatcatGTATTACATGGTGTTGGTTGAAAATTGCTTATGCTGAAAGTATGTATTGTCCTCATAAGAATATCTAACATTTGTCCATAAAGACCCTTCTGTGTTGCTAAATGATGTAACACTTCCCACAGACACGTCTGTCCAGCGATATTAACTGCTAACAATTcatcgtaaaaagaatttgtagATAAGAAATACCTAAAAttcaaatgatttttattgaatattttcttcataaaatttttataagtcATATCTGAACGAGTTTTAGTTAAATGCttacaaaaattctttatatatagCTTTGGACTTTTGAGATGAAGCTCGAAGCGTTCTTTCGATAAAAGCGAGAACACATAAGTTAGAAAGATGTATTCTTGGTGCAACAGGCATTTCGCTAATAACCGGGGAAGTTAAACAATGTGTAAGACAACGTAATAAATCCGCTGTATAACCAACAGAAGCAAATTTTAACATACTCTTCATTATTCTACACTGAAAAAACagtaatcataaaaattatatacaaatttaaatgagGAAACAATGTTAACatctttcttatatttacttactttAGACAATTTATAGCAAGCTACAGCACGTGGAAATTCTTTATTAGTTAAAAGTATATCACCAGCTTGCTCTAATAATTGTTGTGCATTAATACCAAGTACTATAGCCAACTTTGCTGCTTTTTCaagttcattattttttaatactaattccatgaaaattgataatattgaTTTCCTGCAAGTGAAAACGATATGATTATTGTGAATTTTGATGAAACTGATGAGATATAATAAGGATATAACACTGAccttaaaacaattttatatacagaATGATTTGTTACAATTATACAAGTATCCACATGAGGtaattcgattttaatatCTCTTACTCCCTTTGGTAACatgtatttatgtttaatttcttcagaAAGTGTTGTTGGTGCACTATTTGTACAATCAATAGCTCTGTACACGGCACGTATAACTTCTTTACTATTCACCAAAGAAAAGTGACCAACGATACACTCTGGATTAAATTTACCATTATCACTCTTACGAGTTTCGGATAATCTGTctgatattacatatattacacgTTGACTGACGtcagtaataaaaaaaaatcgctgagttaataaaacatttctacATGATTCAAATACTTTATGTGCTGATAAAGGTACAGTAGTAAAATTAGGTCCATATACCtgcaatattaaaatcgttcctatgtcatatttattattataactaagaattaataaaatattactatacCAATATCTGATTTGTAATAGAATGGTAACATGTATATAATTGTTGTCCATCCCTATCTAACTGAGACATTAGAAATACATCTTTTGACATTGCTTCTGGTGTTATCTGATTCTGATTTACTTCTGTAGAAGAGTCAGAATTAATAGttatattttgtgtatttctATTGCTCGTAATATCtgtaaaattagtaaaaaggCAGTTAAAAGTTGAATTATTCTCATTAATGGtctataacaaaattaaataattattgaattttatgtgtatatacaaaccatgatattgtaaattttctcCTAATGTCtgattttttgtttctattaaCTTTTGTCTaagaattgcaattttttccaCAGACAACTGCTTGAGTCCTTGCAATCTGGATCTAGTAGAAGCAAATATCTTGGTATTATCATACATGTTATCATTTGTATGCAATGCATTATATGATTCCCCATTCTCTAAATGATGCAAACAACTGTATGTACGCTGTTCCAAAAGTAATCTCCACTGTCCTCTGGATTGGCTTGTTATCAGAAGAGATACAATATCATTACTTTGATCGCGACAAATATGCAAACTGGCAATATTCCCTTTGATTTGTGTGACATTTGTTTGATGGCCAGTTtcaagatttataaatataatctccCCATACTCAGTTCCAATAATACCAATTTCAGCTGGTATTACTGTACTTTGCCACCATACAATTGCAGTAGGcctagaaattttaaattataaaaatataataagtgaAATATTAACTCATGATTATGTTTCAttacaaattcaattataatatgtacttTGAATGGGATGACTGTGAACTaatagaaggaaaagaagttATATCATCATTAGTCCATCTTTTGTCCTTCTCACAATTTTCATCTACAAAATATAGAGCAGGGATTATATATACAGATCCATCAACACTTGTAGTGAGCAACCACGATCCCATAGAGTCAAAACATAGAGCTGAGATTTGTTTGTGAGATCCTTGGAACCAAggtattcttttaattactgCAGTAGATACTGAATCTTtcttataatacaaaaaaatgtcAGCATTTCCTGTTGTAAGTGCTAAAAATAATCTCTTTCCATATTCACACTGTGCACTGTGTTGTATCTCCGTTGCTTTAATCAAACATTGTAACTTAAATAGCCTTTCTTCAGTAAAACTTGTCATTGGCTGAAAGCCCTCTGTGCCTATTTCTGCAATCATTATATTTATGGCAATTGGTAATCTTAATACTacctgaaatataaaatattatattaaattctctaaagagattttattaaaaatattatcatacagtaccagaagaaaaaatacaatatatatttttataaatttcaaacttaaTTAGTACCTACAAagataatgtaattattaaatttttaaagatgtacaagattttatatctatcaaatttctaattccataaaaatgtaaatataatacagtcaaaaaaaataaataggtGAAAAAGATCAACATCTACTACTTACACATCATCTATGACTTACAcatatttaaatcaataattaataaattatttgtcatATACATAATCTAAGAGATCGtggaaaaatttacataagatgtaatattcatattatgctatttattattataatcgtgCAACATAacgcgtaaaatatttatgaatatattgcAAGATATACCTGTGTTTATGtgcttgtaaaataatatagttaaCGAGGAGAAAGATTTGCCTATTAAGAAATTCTTGTTGtgctaaaaataaatgattgcAAAAGTAATCTAGCTTAAATATCACATTACGCATTCCGTCGaaacgtatttattttttccctacgcgaaaaacgaagaaaattaattatttacaacgcattacatttttacaataacACCGCCGTCAAATTTCCAAACGTCAGAATACCAAggttatattgcattataatCACCACTATAACCATcatgaaaaaaacaaaattactaGTTCATTACGCAAGCGAATATTTCTTGCGTATGCGCCTTGATAGCTAAtctgttttaataattttaatatttttgggGCAGAATTaagtacttttaatttatatacacagGTGTACGCAGGTAccgaaaataaagaatgttAATGAATACAGTGCATACAAAAAGTATGAACACatacttctatttttctaaGAAGTCAagttctacattttttttcatagcATCAAATTTTGATAGTcatatgaaattattgttaaataatacgaaatttaatatagtaaatactataataaataatatactatgTCAATCCTCATATTGGTCTTAGGACCGTTTCTTCTCAagtttatatacaaatttttctcacaATCATACTTTCCTAGATTTCACGATTATGAATGCTTTTTTAAGCGAGAATATATGTTTGCATATACTTTTTGCcaatatagaaatgaaaaagcaGTCCTATATACAGACCGATATAAGGATTGATACAGAGATCATAAAAGAAACCGATatagatagaaattttaatttttcataacaaCTAGGCATTtagaatatctttatattaatCAGAACCGTTATCCATAATATTAACAGTAGTGTTAATAGTAGTTATTAACGGCTATTTTCGAGACCGTCTTAAATTACATCACTGAACGTTCCCTGTTGTTCAAATGCGTAAGCTAATATATGGCGGACTGCGTACGTGCGGATGTCTTCAGCGAAAATTTAAACTCTTTATAgcttgaaaaacaaatttcaaccgatatttaaatcttatgtataataatataaactaaagaataaatatttcataaaatttaaaacgtcAATATTGAAACAGATTTTTAAGCTGGATACACAAttgtttctgaaaatattttagattttcctAAACATGGTTGGTAATATTTACATCACACTTCGCATAGTATTGTCATTTGAAGTGCGCATTGAAAAAATGGTGGATGGTAGTAGGGATTGACAAATTAGAGccgaataaattgtaaattttagaaaaatttaagaaaaacgGTGTATCTCACGGTGTACGTGTAActaaaaagattgaaaatggGCTCGAATAAACGACATAAGACCGAGAAGAGTCGGGACGCTAAGAAGAAGCGTCACCGTAGCCGTTCACGAAGCTACACGCCTGAGCGCGAGAAATCGGAAAAGCACAGGCATCACAAAAAgcatagaagaaaagaacgcaAGGATTATGATAGTGATGGTTATTATCtgattcattatttttaaattatacgaatacGTTGCACAGTGGCTTTTCCCAATGTCGCGtgttttagtaaaaaaattaactaCGCGCGCACCGCttcaaaaatgtaattatttacgaGCGGTTAGATAAGCtaaaatacttttcatttatctCTGTTATTTCTCCTTGTCATCGtttcgaaaataatatcgtGTTTCGTCTGCGCAGAAACATATTTATCAGTTTCAAGTACAAGATTAAGTAATTTGGAGGGAATCaaagcaaataataatatatactttgcATAGGTACATAAGCATTTACTATGATGAGCATACGATAGTTAATATCAGTTAATACtgcgtttattttatttcagttgAAATAGTTAATGCACCTCCACCCCCAAAAATTTCTAAGTCTTCACATCCGTCAACGCCTCCACCTCCTGAAATTTCTAAGCAGCACAGCCCTTCGCCAAGTAAAGGCGGTGGAACACAAACCTCTCTATCGATTGAAGAAACTAACAAGTTAAGAGCAAAGTTAGGATTAAAACCATTAGAAGTTGATAGTGGACCAAAAGATGATCCTAATAAAATTAAGGATGACTTGGGAGAGTTTTATCACAAGCCTGCTCCTGATGTTAACGAAAAGTTAAAGACtcaaaaattaaaggaaaagatTGGTACTCAGAAACAGAAGAGACTAATTGAGGCTAATTTGGCTAAAGTAAAAAGTTTAGGTGAATGTGAGTCTGATGATGATACCAGAAATTGGATTGATAAGACCAGACGTttagaggaagagaagaaaaaagcagaagaaaGGGTATTTTCAAAGTGTTCCAAATGTATATTACTCAGTTagcatatttataattaatgttttgatcttttctattttcatgcTAGGCAAAAATGTTAGACCAGTTAGACGAAGAATTTGGAATTGGAAATTtggttaaagaagaaattcatGCTGCACGTAATACGGCTTATActgaaaaaaatttaaaggGCCTCAAAGTGGAGCACAATATTGTAAGTAcctacatttattttttttttttttaaattattgcaattgAATGATATTCAACAGGAGAAATTTGAAGAAGGCAAAACACTTGTCTTAACGCTAAAAGATCGACAAGTGCTAGAAGAAGGGGAAGACGTGCTTGTTAACGTAAATATAACTGACGAGGAACGTTATCaacgtaatattttcaataaaacgaagaagccTGGTTACGATGCATATGATGATGATAACTTCGACGAATTCGGTTTCCCAAAGAAAACAATTCTGGAAAAATATGATGAAGAGATTGGAGGAACGAAAAAGGACACTTTCACACTGGGAATTAATAACATCAAAGACGTAAAGCAGAACAAACTCGACTACGTTAAACAACGTTTAGCCAATAAACGATTAGAATCGTTACAATTAACAGAGCCAAAACTAGCTAgtgaatattataatgaagAAGAACTTGCGAAATTTAAGAAGCCAAAGAAAAAGGTAATTCTGTGAAATCAAGACTTTATGCTATTTCTTACATAATGCACAAGctcaatattttgttatattattttaggtTCGAAAgattagaaagaaattaaaagcaGAAGATTTAATTCCTGAAGACAATGATTATCTTCGAGATCTAGGAAGTAGGAGAGCCAAAAAAACCGAGGACGTAAAAGAAAACGATGTTTTGGATGTAGATGATTTGGGaggtatttaatatatttttttaaagattataattactttttagcATTTGAACCTCTGTTGtactgttaattattattatgcgTATTATGTACCgttaattattactattaattatattaattatttatgctGTTATATCACTATTGTActgtttaaaaatacataaggCAATTTTTCTTCATCCTCAAGCTCCCACTGAAGATCTCAgtggaataaaattggaagaagATGATAAAGAGCTGGAATTACAATTAGCATTGAAGAAGGCTCAAAAACTAAAAGAATCCCAATTATCAAATATCGAAAAGGTTGTTGAAACTATAAAACAAGAGTCTATGGGTTCTGAAGAGAGTCAATCTGGAAATATTGTTCTTAACGCCACTGCAGAATTTTGTAGAACACTAGGAGACATTCCTACTTATGGTCTTGCTggaaatagagaagaaaatggaCAGGAGTTGATggtattaaatgttttattactatatttctCTTGAAATGGTATTATCTAAtctcctttttctatttcctttttttaataaaaaatgcaggACTTTGAAATGGACGGAGTCAAAGAGGAACCTCCTGCAAACGAGGATGAAGATGATGGTCGTGGCGCATGGAATACCGTGCATCTAGGTATCTTTAACATCCAAGCAGATTGTTTGATCTTTTACattgtgtataatattttatattttatgaacagATGAAAGTACATCAGAACCAGTAGCAATGGAAGCCGCGATTTTAGATGCCGAACCTTCGCTCGGACATGGCGTAGGTGGAGCGTTAAAACTTGCTATGAGCAAAGGTTATTTGCAAAAAGAAGATAGTAGTAGACCATCTGCATCTCGTTTCGCACATCTACAAGCTCAGAATTACTCGATAGAGGACAAGACTTACGGGTAATTATTGAACAACTATCATTCAATACAAGAACCTTTCTTACATATttggaaagagaaacaaatgtgagaaatattcttctattgAATGCATACCAACGAACCTTGTTAGACGAGTCTCTAGTGAATTTCAAACTGTTAGTTAACAGTCGTAAATAGAGAGCTCAGATTTCGGTGCTCGGAAAATGGATGATCTGCTACCGCAACGAGATTAACTACTTTGTTGGAGATGATGAAAGGCCTAAGAAGAGAGTAGGATTGATAGAGGTATGTTTATATTATGCGATTCTACTGTACCAAGCGAGATCTGTACGAGCGTTCTAGACAAGTCCAAGTATGGATTGAAGTTGCATTAATATAATTAGCAAGAAAAAAAGTTCATCTGTTATATACACATCatagtataattttgtattattgcattttatacATGCATGTTCAAATATGGGTAATAAAATAACCTTTAGGATACGGACTTTATACAATCTTGGTTTGAActgaaatcttttttaatatttatggttatacgttttatcaaatatgttataaaagtTAATCTTCTTTGAGgaagtaataacaaataatttaatacatacatatatatataattagttaAACTTAAGTATTTATCTTAATATCTTATCTTTGATAAGAACATATTATTGATTACGATAGTTAATATCGACTTGTTTAGATTCGTGTTAATTTAATCGCATAATGTAAtgtatctttgaaatttaataatttttttgttcgCGGTAACGTAAATTTCGAAACACCGAATTCCATGAGCTACTATCAATTTTTACACTTAAACGAagtttattgttatttgtatTCATCTTTGTTTTTTTAGAGACGATGATAAATTTGGTAGAAGGGATCGTTTCAATGGTCCAACGTCAGAATTCAAAGAGAAGGATGGTTTCAAACCAAATGTCAAGCTGGAATACATCGATGACGATGGTCATGTTTTAAGTGCAAAGGAAGCTTTTCGATATCTCTCACATAAATTTCATGGGAAAGGTCCAGGAAAAAATAAGGTCaacttatttattatcctACCTAAaactctctttcctttttaaacTGCAAAGTGGATACTAAACATAACTTCATAATTTATAGGTtgaaaaacgaatgaaaaaagcAGAACAAGAagttttaatgaaacgaaTGTCATCTACTGATACCCCTTTAGGAACGCTTAATTTATTACAagcaaaacaaaaagaaactcAGTCGCCATATATAGTACTCAGTGGAAGCAAACAAATGCAAACGTaaagcaattttatattactctagtagatattaattaaaagttaatttcgtaatacttatgaatatcttttttcagGACTAGCATATCGAAGTCAAAGCATTAAGTTAAAGCTAATTTCTGTAAGAactgtatataatatagtgACAGAGAAAAATCCCTTGTCGGTACACTTTTTCAGCAGAATAGTACATTGGAAAGTGAATACTTGcacatttttcctttaatttgttaatctACTTacgcgataataaaataacatttgtgAGTTTACAAAGACAACTAATTTTCTTTGgacccttttcttttttaattgaaaagatcattagttttttaaataatataattatttattttatttttaaggtTTTGTTATACGGGaacattacaattttaattttaattttcgcgTATGATATGATTGAAATATtgtgtttatattttacagacaAGTTTGTAAGGCTTTACTTACATTATAAGTCAGATATGCTCAATTGATATATGAAATcttcaatatatatacatatcgatGCAGTtaccagagaaaattacttacATTCTCTTGgtatatataaaacagtaTAAACTCATATTTTGTCACAGTTTTTTTCGATAATGATACTCtatatacttaaaatatttcatcttagtttttaatcaaataaattgacTGCTATCACAATAAAATTAAGTGTAGGGAACAAACGATGTCCAcaattatatcttatttatatcgacattagaataatacaatttctatATGCTAACAGTAACATGTGCATAAaagctataaatattttaacattactTCTTAATTATTCATCACAATTTATGATTAAAGTTCCTAGTTATCTACTTGTACAAATTGCTATTCGGAAGGTAGAAATTCCGGtactacaaaatattttattgtttctaataatTACTGTACAAACGTACTGAACATTGCCTGTTTTTatctttgctttttatttagtACTGTATGTTATTatgagattaaaaatatttatcggcttgctaaataaaagaaattttgatcaATTATGATGACAGCATGATTCGCTACTGATATCAATTTgagtatttttacaaattatcaacgtcattatttcgtatttaaaaaatgatttctcTTTATGAGAAGGTTGAACAGCATTGATTATAGTACATAGTATATAGTATCCCTGATATCACAAGGCTCTTCTTTGTgcaaaaatagtaataatactTGATGATTTCTCGAATCTTACACAGTgcacaataattatataaattacatcttATAAATATGTCTCGAATATACACGATACAGTTACATCTCAATATATGTTTTAGAAAACTTCCTCTCTACtagttatatacaatttaaaaaaatttgttttcttttctagaAAGTTTGGCACTTCTCTCGATGATTTATACAAAAGTAATAGGAATTCTTCATAACTAAAAACAgcaatcttttaaatatattgtttagttattatttgaaaatacttttttaaattaaggcagcgatatattttgtattgttaGCTAGAAACTTTTGAGTAACTGAAACCCTGTCAAAAATTTAAGTTGACTTACTATTAGGGCTACTGCTCGctgaaatttgttattttgataaataaaaattttgggCAACTATGTACtaacaacaaaaaatatatcattaatcGAACAAACAACGTTTATTCctttaattcaatatttatttcttaaatgaaTTCCtatcaattttgtaataatctaATGTACATTTTGATACAGATATGACTTCTATTTGCTTGATTCTAAGAAATTTAGTTTACGCCAGTAACATGTATTTTGCCAAATAATATTCaccaataaattataattatttacaattctGTTACTTCGCAAAATTCAATAGAAACTATTTTCTATGTTACTGtcgttttaaacaaatttcttgtcagcagtttatttattatatttatgtaaatattcctttttactCTTTCctacattcaaatatttttgatagtTATTAACTTGCTGTACTTATTCTTCCTAATTTTTCTCTAAGTTTtttgtttatgtatatacatatatacgtatgaacATATTCAACCATATCTGATACTGATACATTCACACACAGACATACGCGCACACGAAAGTCGCGtcaagtttttaaatattataaattgacTTCTTTGTTATATATAGTTTTGCTTCTTTTCCATTCTCTATCGCATGGTATTAAAATCATTGGTATAAGTAAAAGGGAAGTGCGAATCTCAGCATATTTTGATCGGCAGTCCACCTCTTGTAGACGGagcttttgttaaaaataaaaattgattgttgtcgtatcaaaaaattgtatacaagAGAGGACACGTGCACGCAATGTGGAAGTAAAACATGAATTATGATACTGTTCCGTTAGCTTTTTGGGTAGACCTTTCTCAAGTTAGTTACCTTCCAAGGCATCTTCCTTGAGCGCAACATCATCAGCAATTGTTATCTGTTCAACGTCTCTATGTTCTGGTTCTGAGCGTTTTTGCTCATACCTTCATCTTGGCCGCTTGGGCTCGATAACCTTGTTGATTTTATCGACTTCAATTTCGTTGTTCCTCCATATCTAAAATTCACATCGCTGCAGGTATCCA
This genomic interval carries:
- the LOC122566064 gene encoding uncharacterized protein LOC122566064 isoform X2 — encoded protein: MTSFTEERLFKLQCLIKATEIQHSAQCEYGKRLFLALTTGNADIFLYYKKDSVSTAVIKRIPWFQGSHKQISALCFDSMGSWLLTTSVDGSVYIIPALYFVDENCEKDKRWTNDDITSFPSISSQSSHSKPTAIVWWQSTVIPAEIGIIGTEYGEIIFINLETGHQTNVTQIKGNIASLHICRDQSNDIVSLLITSQSRGQWRLLLEQRTYSCLHHLENGESYNALHTNDNMYDNTKIFASTRSRLQGLKQLSVEKIAILRQKLIETKNQTLGENLQYHDITSNRNTQNITINSDSSTEVNQNQITPEAMSKDVFLMSQLDRDGQQLYTCYHSITNQILVYGPNFTTVPLSAHKVFESCRNVLLTQRFFFITDVSQRVIYVISDRLSETRKSDNGKFNPECIVGHFSLVNSKEVIRAVYRAIDCTNSAPTTLSEEIKHKYMLPKGVRDIKIELPHVDTCIIVTNHSVYKIVLRKSILSIFMELVLKNNELEKAAKLAIVLGINAQQLLEQAGDILLTNKEFPRAVACYKLSKCRIMKSMLKFASVGYTADLLRCLTHCLTSPVISEMPVAPRIHLSNLCVLAFIERTLRASSQKSKAIYKEFLYFLSTNSFYDELLAVNIAGQTCLWEVLHHLATQKGLYGQMLDILMRTIHTFSISNFQPTPYGLLICISEPSLMQAMLVYPELARSHMSFILDNLQDSQIFVLQRLVTLYDPTNPVIRPRVVRCRLRHRTTSHSSQSSQCDSIDLVENDEADTLIEEIIETFLLILLTLICKKSILHQESITCNIELLEFKKDHRNTNSGADFKRRPLCAGFSHVALIRNGNVYTWGSSVHGCLGIGPSVLRYGSPQAITFFWLMEVEVLSVSCGHCHTLAVTNNGVYAWGSSQFGQLGLGKVLQCSTPELITSLAQEVIIDAVAGQYHSVALTADGRVFTWGWGVHGQLGHGNTDKKMTPTLVTSLLGTVIRYITAGHAHTLALSTEGIVYAFGCNIFGQLGVGSNVKSSVPMKVSLSERIALITTGYFHNLAVSYTNKLYIWGASPQVLRLQAQTQKRTRILEQRDLKQFENIDEFEKVTDSANMNDTNEEVLENNAQNRNVQSKACGISTESRKKLDNTCLKSVNVGSLEEAQTHLKPTIVDTSLVKGDIIRISAGCHHNALMTKDGSLYMWGRNLDGQIGNGSRREVPIPTPLCYNPASIFAQVPPRHNAYKRVEEEQDLNDDVKNSAVNERNGNVHDEARSFQTESSKSKEKINPIIKTVAIHCGYDYTVAIQPGGTVLAWGNNSRAQLGRLPAKDARDTDDKLVLIKKRVVRLPHASHVALDVPSQVPNIPAPIISYQSYDIPSLAGIIRPLSVIEKSPGELTLHYALEYFSGLYDSSRIIEKCVELGNYQACSKIAMLQHNISDAFSYQLKILHVLSLQSCSKVKSENLREKTERKSLDECDLKKSSSAHHVRKNTELFNKQIEKNLIDSVKDCAARNKMKIPASKSLNSLQTLQQELYTFDCQGGLEELCRDIKCENAPMGIFGDSFDSDTSSDSEEWLESLIFKENQLPKQKKAETSTKDSSSPPSTPIKESVDQLPKNNGTFYEKKIARSRQNNITNEAIKVIKFFLNEMENEADTIKCKMLQDALEFWIKHDLPIQSIENIFLEHIQSIFYPLGLLLFCQEIMDKYLDINKNNSEAKNFSAINCFSLKFCLQVCSMLLHHIDQSQPMPEFIKLLSSLMADQFGPPLTGYPGSSGNNTPKEMMEGVISTVSSNIHDSKSFVHIKDPDAVYRFLEAEEDTMIFTCGHHFPLATYKTEVIPTMETELLGSESLVLPHTAQYLGKMLSQTTKPEILCPLCIPRALETLAKKHGG